Genomic DNA from Acidimicrobiales bacterium:
CCCGATCAGGTCCGGGCGAATGTCGGTGCCGCCAACTGGACGCTGACGGCCGAGGACTACGCCGCCATCGACGCGATCCTTGCCTGACACCGACAACCCGACCTGCCCTGAGACCGACACGCCCGAGACCCACCCGAGAGGACGAACACATGGCCGAGCTGGAACTGATGGACCGTGGCTACGCCGCCATCATGCGACGCGTCGTGGCATCGGGCGAAGCGCCGCACTTCACCGAACTGGCGAAGGAACTCGACATCGAGATCGAGTACGCCCGCCAACTGATCCACGAACTGGTGGCGGTCACGCCCGGTTGGACCCACCCGGGCACCGACTACCTGGCATCGTTCCCGCCCTTCAACCTGCAACCCACCCAGTATCGGGTCACGATCGACGGCGACCAGCGGTGGTACGCCCAATGCGGGTTCGAGGCCATGGCCGTTCGCTGGCTCGTACCGGGGAGCACGGTGCGCATCGACGCTCCGTGCTTGTGTTGCGGCGACCCGATCTCGGTCGAACTGTGCGACGAAGACGTCGTCAGTGTCGACCCGCCAGAAGCCGTCGGCTACACCGCGTCACAGGTCGGAGGTGATGCGGCCAGTCGGCCGTTCAGGTGAGCGAACATGAATCTCTTCCGGTCGGAAGAGCACGCTCGCCGCTGGGTCGGCTTCGACGAGGCGATGGCATCCAGCCTGAAGCCGGTCACCGAATGGGCTTCGATCTTCTCCAACCCGATCTTCCGGGAGCGGGGCCGAGCCGACTACATCTCGTGGACACGCTCCGACGACGGGGTCGTAGCGTTCGCCAACCTCCGGGCCAGCCTCCCGCAGCGAAGCGAGGGCTGACCGAAAGATCACGCCACGGATTCGAGCTCGAGACTGAGGGGCCCGATGCCGGCGAAGAGCCGATCGAACACGGCCAATCGATCGAACTGCAGCGCGTAGGCCCGCGCTCGGTCGGCTCGCCGGGTCAACTCGGTGCCTGCGGTATCGAGGATCGCGTCGTCGAGTGCACGGGCGATGTCGACCGGACAACCGGGTTCGACGATGGTTGCCGTTCCGCCGACCGCCTCGGGGATGCCACCCGTTGCGGTCGTGATCACCGGTCCCCCGCCGGCCAGCATCTTCTCGACGAGCGCGATGCCGAACGTCTCCACGAATTCGGGCATCGGCTTGCTCGGCAAGACGTACGCAGCGCTGCCCGCCATCAGGAGTCGCTTCTCGTCGTCGTCAACGTCGTCGAAGAACACGATCCGATCGCCCGCGCCCGACGAAGCCGCCCGCCGCATCGCATCCGCGCGAGCGCCGCCCGTGCCGGCGATCACGAGTGTCACCCGCTCCCGCGAACGCGACATGGCGAAGCCGTCGATGAGATCGGCGACGCCCTTGGCCGGAGTGATCCTGGACAGGAACAGCGCGTACGAGCCCGGCTCGAGCCCCCGAGCTCCGAGCGCATGGCGAACCGACGCAGGGTCGAGGTCGACGAAGGCAGCGCTGTCGACTGCCGGATAGGAGATGCCGACGCGGGCCCGGCATGCCTCGGCGAACCGGGTACCCAACGCAGCGTCGACCTCCGTCGCCGATTCGACGATCAACTCCTTGGTGTAGGCCGACACCGCTACACAGCGGTCGTGGGCGAGGTAGGTGGCGAAGACGGCAGCCGCCGCGCCGAGGCTCCCCGTTGCGAGGCAGGAGCGGACGACATTGGTGATGTCGGAGCCGACGGCTTCGGCAACGGTCGCGACCTCGACCGGGCCACCCATCACCCGGGCGATGGCGAGTGCCTCCATGACGGCGTTGGCGTGCGGGGTCAGGTAGAGCGAGAGGCAGACGGTCGGCACGCCGTCGGTGAACAGCTCGACGAGACGGCCGACGATCCCGGCGACGAAGCGACCGTCGGGCACCTTGTAGTCACCGACGGGTGCCGGGCGTTCGACGGTGATTCCCAGGCTGTAGGGAAGGACCGAGTCGAGCGGTTTGAGCGGTAGCTCGGTGAGCGCCTCGAGCGGCCACGTCACGATACGCACATCGTCGAACCCGCGGAGGAGTGCCGCTTCGGCCAGGTTGCGGGCCTCACCCGAGTGACCGCAGATCACCGGGTCGGCCCGCACCACGATGACCAGACGCTGTGACGGTTCGGACGATGGCGTATCGCTTGCGGGCGGGCGAGTCACGGCGGGTGCGGTCACGGAATCTCCTTGCGATGGCGGGCGGCGGGTGGTCGGGGCATCAGGTCGAGCGGCGGGCCGGCGCTCTCGCCCCCGGGGTCGAGACCGAGGGCGGCCGGGTCGTTGCGCCCCAGGCGGCCGGTTCGTTGGCCAGCTCGAAGGTGATCAGACGCGCACGACGGAGTTCGTCGCCGGTCACCCAGCTGCGGTGCAGGTAGGCGCCGTCCATCGAGGCGGCAACGACGTAGAGCGGCGCCGAGCCGGCCGTTCGAGGCTCGAAGCCCTCGGTGGCGATGACCAGCTGGTGGTCGCCAATCGTGATCCGGCTCCGCTCGAACGCCGGTGCGTTGAGCAGGAACAGGTTCTGTCCGGCAACGGGGAACAGACCGAGCGACGCCATCACGTACCACGAACTCAGCCCGCCCGAGTCGTCGTTGCCCGGAAGCCCACCGCGGCCGGTGGCGAACTGGAACTGGAGGATCGAGTGGACGATCTCGGCGGTGCGATCGGGCCGGCCAACGTAGTGGTAGGCCCAGGGGGCTTCGATATCGGGCTCGTTGTTCAGGCCCTCGAACCGGTCGAGCGCGTAGCCTTCCTCGAGCGCCTCGGCGAAGGGCGGATGGCCGAGCTGCTTCACGGGTTGGGCCCCGTAGCCGAAGAATGCGTCGAGCAGGTCGGCGAACGCCGATTCGCCGCCGGCCAACTCGATGCGGGCTGCCATGTCGTGCAGGAGACGGAACGAGTAGTTCCACCGCCCGCCCTCGTAGTAGGTCGAGTCGACGAGGAGTCCGGTGTCCGGGTCGAACGCATGAACCCATCGGGTCGCGAGCCCGTCGAGTTGCTCGGCGAGGACGGCATCATCGAGGGCTCGGGCGACTCGGGCCGTGCAGTGGTAGCCATACGCCAGATCGAGCGTGTGGCTGATGGGATGAGCGACGCCCTTGTCGAGGTACTCCTCGCCATACCCTCGCCGTAAGTCGGCGGTGAGGTGGACGAGCGCCCATTCCCAGTCGATGTCGTCGATCCCAGCGGCCAGCGCATCGGCGAAGAACGTGTGGGCGAGCGCGCTGGCCTGCCGGAAGAATCGGTCTGCGCCACGCGCCATGCGATAGCCGATCGGCAGGTTCCCCTCTTCGCTGCTGACCTGCAGGAGAGCGTGGAGCAGCGTCGACGCCCGCTCCGGAGCGATGAGGAGCAGCAGCGGCAACTGGGTCTTGTAAATGTCCCACATCGTGCAGATGTCGAAGACGAACGGGCCGTCGGCCGGCCAGAAGGGGCTCTCGTCGTCGGCGAAACACGGTTTGACGAACGAGTGATAGAGCGCGGTCGCAAAGATCGAACGCTGCTCGGACAAGCCGCCGTCGACGTGGATCCGGTCGAGGACGTCGCTCCACAGCGCACGGGTGGCGGCTTGTCGCTCGTCGAACGGCGTCACTTCGTCGGGTGCGTGACCCGTCCACACCGTGCTCTCCCGCGCTGCGGCCAGGTCGGCCCGCAGGTTCGCCTCGGCCTGCTCGACACCGCGGAGCGAGAACCCAATCCGGAGCTCGACCGTTGATCCCGGCGCAGCACGACCACGGAACATCGATCCGAAAGGCCGCAGCGTCGTCTGTCGAATCGAGTCGAAGTCGAGCCGGCTCCCGCCCGACATCAGGCGTCGGTCGTACCACAGCGACTGCCGCCAGCCCGGGGCATCACATTCGATGTAGACCGCCAGCGGCACCCCCTCGACCACCACCTCGCCCCGAAGCGCGTTGGCCCCCACTGCCTGCAGCTTCGCTCGCATCGGGACGGTCTGGCCGTGTTCGATCTGGAGTCCACCGCTGGAGAAGTCGATGACGACCCTGGCGTCCGGCGCCTGCGGGAACGTGTAGCGGTGGATGGCGCTCTTCGGGCCGACGGTGAGCTCGCAGCGGATCCGCTTGCCGAGGGTCGCGGCGTAGTAGCCGGGGGAGGCCGCCTCTTCTTTCAGCGTCCACTGCTCGCCCAGCATGTCGAGCGGCTCGAGCATGGGCGTGACGCGGAAGTAGTTGTAGTACTTGCGGATGGCGCCGGTTCCCGACTGCTGGAAGTGGGTGAATCCTGACGCCAGCTGTCGATGGTGCAGTTCGGGCGGGATGCCCTCAGTGCTCTTGTCATAGAGCCCGTACCCGGTCGGGTAGGCGCCGGAGTAGGCGCAGGCCGAGACCATGCCGAGTGGTGCGGTCGCTCCGGGGTGAGTGTTGCCGACCTGCGGTTTGGGGAACCACCAGGTCGCGGCCAACCCCTCCGGCGGCGGCAGGTCGGTGACACCCGTGCCGATGAAGGGATCGACCGAGTCGATCATCGACGGCGAGGATCACGTGGTGCGAGAAGGGTCACGGGTCCGAACGTACGAGACGTTTGTTCCCGGACTGTTTCCCGCCGATGAGCGGCGTGTGACGACGGTCTCCGAGGGCGCTACGCCACGCTCACAAAGACGTTCAGCTGATCAGATCGAACCGGACGCCACCGATCATCACCCAGGACTCGCCGCACTCGAGGGAGCGCTCCCTGGCCCGATCGATCACGTCGCCGACACGTCGGACTGCGACCTCGCACGCTGCCAGCCCATCGCCCCGCTCATCGACCGGATGGGCGAAGCGGATGGTCGACCCATCGGCCTCGATGACGAAGGCCTCGGCGCCGGTTGGTGTGACACCCTCGACGACCGGTAGCTCGAGAATCTCCGACCATCGGGCGCTGACCGCAGCGGGATCGCTGCACTGCACCGTGGCGCCGACGATCGCCGTTGCGACGTCGGTGCGGATGGACGTACGCCAGTCAGGCCCCGCCGGGTGCCATTCGAGTTCGCCGACCTGGAGGTCGACCTCGAGGAAGGTGCCGCCCGTGTCGGCGGGATGCAGTTGCATATTGGTGAAGCCATCGCCGTTGAACTGGGCCACCACGCGAACACCGAGTGCGTCGACGCGTTGGCGGCGGGTGGGGTGATCGTCGGTCTGGAAGATCAGCATGTAGCCCCCGTCTCCACCGCGACGATGGAGGAATCGATCGGCCGTGATGCCCTCGACCAGCGGCGCAACGACTTCGAGGAATTCCTCGCCCACCGGGATGACGGCGTTGTGCAGCTGGAGCGAACCGATTGCCGGGTCGTTGTAGCCGACGGCGAGATCGAAGACCGCACACAGGTCATCGACCACCTGATCGAGGTCTCGGGCGACGAGCGCCACCTGACGAAGGTGCAATGACATGACTCAGATCCCCTTGAACTCGGCGGGTCGTTTCTCGACGAAGGCAGCGAACGCCTCCTTGCAGTCCTGGCTCTGCGTGATCCGGGTGTGGTCCTCGGTTTCGAGCCGAATGAAGTCGGCGAAGCTCATCGACTCGGCAGCGACGTAGTGCGCCTTCATCGCTCGGAGCGCGAGCGGTGCGCTGCCAGCGAGACGCTGCGCTCGTTCGAGAACAAACGGCAGCAACTCGTCGGGATCCAACACCGAGTGCACCAGTCCGAGATCGAGCGCCTCGTCGGCGGTGAGCTTGCCGGGGAAGAACGACAGCTCCCGGGCGACACTGTTGCCGACGATGCGGGGCAGCATCCATGGGATCCCCATGTCGCCGGCGACGGCCACGTCGAGGAACGCCGTGTTCAGCTTGGCGGTCCGGCTCACGTAGCGGAAGTCGCACGCCAAGGCGTAGCCCATCCCCGCTCCGGCGCAGGCGCCGTTGATGGCTGCGATCGTGACCTGCGGCATCTCGTGGAGCAGCACCGGCACCTGGAAGTACTCCGAGCGCAATGTTTCGTCGCTCGCGCCCGAGGAGTAGTGGCGCAGGTCGGCCCCGGGACAGAACGCCGAGCCGTTGCCGGTCAGCACGAGGGCCATGACCGACGAGTCGGCGGCCACGGCCGACAGGGTCTCGTAGAGCTCGCGTGCCATCCGGTTGGTGATCCCGTTCAGATGCTCGGGACGGTTGAAGGCGACGGTCGCCACTCCCCCGTCCACGTTCAGTTGAACGGTCGCGTCGTCGGTCGAGCTCATTGGTCCCCCAGTCGGTCGAACTTCGGCGGTCGACGTTCGATCAGCGATGCCACACCTTCGGTCACGTCGGCGCGGTCCATCGCCTGCCATTGCACGATGTCGGCCTCTTCGAATGCAGCACGATGGTCCATGCCGAGATGGCGGTAGGCCAACCGTTTGGTGTCGGCCATCGACGCCGGCGACACGTTGGCGGTCAGGTCCTCGACGTAGGCGATGGCTTCGTCGAGCAGGCGATCGGCGGGGATGACCCGCTGCACGAGGCCGATGCGGTGGGCTTCGTCGGCGTCGATCCGACGGGAGGACCACAGCAGGTCGAGGGCATCACCGACGCCCACGAGACGGGGCATCAGCCAGGTCATGCCATGCTCGGCGATGAGGCCCCGCTTGGAGAAGACGGTCGTGAAGCTGGCTGCCGAAGAAGCGAAGCGCAGATCGCACTTGGCGGCGAGCACGAACCCGCCGCCGGCGGCCACGCCATTGACGGCAGCGATCACCGGCTTGGGCTGTTGGATCAGATAGCTGAACAGGCCATGCAATTCGTCGTCGCCGATCGCCGGTCGGCCCGACGAACCGGTCGACGCTGCCCCCGACAGCGCCGTGGCGTCGAGTCCGGCGCAGAAGCCGCGGCCCTCGCCGGTGATGATCAGCGCAGTGACGGCTCGGTTCGCCATGGCGTCGCGCACCGCCGTCTCCATCTCACCGAGCATCGAGTAGGTGAAGGCGTTCAGCGCGTCCGGTCGTCGCAGGGTGAGTACCGCCGTCGAGCCGGTCACGTCGAGCGAAACGTCTGCTGCCATCCGGTCAGTCAACGGGACCGCGTCCACCTGCGTCAAAACCATCCGCGCCAAAGCTGGCGGGCCGAGCGCCAATCCTGCTAGCCAATGGTGCGAACCACGGGAGGTCCGACAAGATGCCACACCAACCGGACGACCTGCTCCCGCTCGCCGATCTGGTGGTGCTGGACTTGACGGTGGCGCGCGCCGGACCCACCGCCGTCCGCCAACTCGCCGACTGGGGAGCCGATGTCATCCGCATCGAATCGCCCGGCATCGGCGTCGCCAACCAGACCACCCCGGACTACCTCAACCTCCATCGCAACAAGCGAAGCCTCGCCCTCGACCTGAAGTCGTCCGAGGGTCGTGCCGTGCTCCACCGGCTCGTCGGGCGGGCCGACATCCTGATGGAGAACATGCGGCCCACCGTGAAGTACAAGCTGGGCTTCGACTGGGACACTGTCACGGCGATCAACCCTCGTCTCATCATGGGATCGATCTCTGGCTTCGGCCAGACGGGGCCGTATGCCGAACGAGGAGGGGTCGACCAGATCGCTCAGGGCATGTCGGGGATGATGAGCGTGACCGGACTTCCCGGCCAGGGACCAGTGCGGGCCGGGGCCGCGATCTCCGACATCGCCGCTGGTCTCCAGTTGGCCATCGGTGTGCTGGTCGCCGTGCACGAGCGG
This window encodes:
- a CDS encoding enoyl-CoA hydratase-related protein; the protein is MAADVSLDVTGSTAVLTLRRPDALNAFTYSMLGEMETAVRDAMANRAVTALIITGEGRGFCAGLDATALSGAASTGSSGRPAIGDDELHGLFSYLIQQPKPVIAAVNGVAAGGGFVLAAKCDLRFASSAASFTTVFSKRGLIAEHGMTWLMPRLVGVGDALDLLWSSRRIDADEAHRIGLVQRVIPADRLLDEAIAYVEDLTANVSPASMADTKRLAYRHLGMDHRAAFEEADIVQWQAMDRADVTEGVASLIERRPPKFDRLGDQ
- a CDS encoding enoyl-CoA hydratase-related protein, yielding MSSTDDATVQLNVDGGVATVAFNRPEHLNGITNRMARELYETLSAVAADSSVMALVLTGNGSAFCPGADLRHYSSGASDETLRSEYFQVPVLLHEMPQVTIAAINGACAGAGMGYALACDFRYVSRTAKLNTAFLDVAVAGDMGIPWMLPRIVGNSVARELSFFPGKLTADEALDLGLVHSVLDPDELLPFVLERAQRLAGSAPLALRAMKAHYVAAESMSFADFIRLETEDHTRITQSQDCKEAFAAFVEKRPAEFKGI
- a CDS encoding glycosyltransferase — encoded protein: MTAPAVTRPPASDTPSSEPSQRLVIVVRADPVICGHSGEARNLAEAALLRGFDDVRIVTWPLEALTELPLKPLDSVLPYSLGITVERPAPVGDYKVPDGRFVAGIVGRLVELFTDGVPTVCLSLYLTPHANAVMEALAIARVMGGPVEVATVAEAVGSDITNVVRSCLATGSLGAAAAVFATYLAHDRCVAVSAYTKELIVESATEVDAALGTRFAEACRARVGISYPAVDSAAFVDLDPASVRHALGARGLEPGSYALFLSRITPAKGVADLIDGFAMSRSRERVTLVIAGTGGARADAMRRAASSGAGDRIVFFDDVDDDEKRLLMAGSAAYVLPSKPMPEFVETFGIALVEKMLAGGGPVITTATGGIPEAVGGTATIVEPGCPVDIARALDDAILDTAGTELTRRADRARAYALQFDRLAVFDRLFAGIGPLSLELESVA
- a CDS encoding glycoside hydrolase family 92 protein, with the translated sequence MIDSVDPFIGTGVTDLPPPEGLAATWWFPKPQVGNTHPGATAPLGMVSACAYSGAYPTGYGLYDKSTEGIPPELHHRQLASGFTHFQQSGTGAIRKYYNYFRVTPMLEPLDMLGEQWTLKEEAASPGYYAATLGKRIRCELTVGPKSAIHRYTFPQAPDARVVIDFSSGGLQIEHGQTVPMRAKLQAVGANALRGEVVVEGVPLAVYIECDAPGWRQSLWYDRRLMSGGSRLDFDSIRQTTLRPFGSMFRGRAAPGSTVELRIGFSLRGVEQAEANLRADLAAARESTVWTGHAPDEVTPFDERQAATRALWSDVLDRIHVDGGLSEQRSIFATALYHSFVKPCFADDESPFWPADGPFVFDICTMWDIYKTQLPLLLLIAPERASTLLHALLQVSSEEGNLPIGYRMARGADRFFRQASALAHTFFADALAAGIDDIDWEWALVHLTADLRRGYGEEYLDKGVAHPISHTLDLAYGYHCTARVARALDDAVLAEQLDGLATRWVHAFDPDTGLLVDSTYYEGGRWNYSFRLLHDMAARIELAGGESAFADLLDAFFGYGAQPVKQLGHPPFAEALEEGYALDRFEGLNNEPDIEAPWAYHYVGRPDRTAEIVHSILQFQFATGRGGLPGNDDSGGLSSWYVMASLGLFPVAGQNLFLLNAPAFERSRITIGDHQLVIATEGFEPRTAGSAPLYVVAASMDGAYLHRSWVTGDELRRARLITFELANEPAAWGATTRPPSVSTPGARAPARRST
- a CDS encoding VOC family protein, giving the protein MSLHLRQVALVARDLDQVVDDLCAVFDLAVGYNDPAIGSLQLHNAVIPVGEEFLEVVAPLVEGITADRFLHRRGGDGGYMLIFQTDDHPTRRQRVDALGVRVVAQFNGDGFTNMQLHPADTGGTFLEVDLQVGELEWHPAGPDWRTSIRTDVATAIVGATVQCSDPAAVSARWSEILELPVVEGVTPTGAEAFVIEADGSTIRFAHPVDERGDGLAACEVAVRRVGDVIDRARERSLECGESWVMIGGVRFDLIS
- the merB gene encoding organomercurial lyase; the protein is MAELELMDRGYAAIMRRVVASGEAPHFTELAKELDIEIEYARQLIHELVAVTPGWTHPGTDYLASFPPFNLQPTQYRVTIDGDQRWYAQCGFEAMAVRWLVPGSTVRIDAPCLCCGDPISVELCDEDVVSVDPPEAVGYTASQVGGDAASRPFR